In Paenibacillus sp. BIC5C1, a genomic segment contains:
- a CDS encoding glycoside hydrolase family 88/105 protein codes for MYDSIPDILTTVAQRYIGDHPKHSFLFRAYHQGGFRRLGDYRYDLNLDAKWKEARAGQYVYVWGKLWSQQEATLNTGLNCYSPVTVYVNGEEIFKSELLQELFPERRTQIPISVKYGWNDVLLCFVKTEVGFGGIYGTASFKNFPLHFLTPGVDRQGQEGWLYSEPVDETLSSLPRDGMTEEETGLSWYPRRDWTEGEKNVGAFARIFGTEQPAVAYAWSKLDVIQPGSSPVLLQGKHEGALTLYVDGKEIYSAGQSGNFRIELPRRYGPSDLVAKGETKAGSELWGFTLEDAKDSTAKGWRLRPPHPVAGCPDVWLYTGVFSPGSEPSPQDIVVTDTVFDDGAQGVYWHVDLPETSVRPYLENTHYGKWNYPLGVTLLGLLQIGQELGRDDYVQYVRDHIGLSTSFDRYGLWDREGYGAAGINNQLSAIDSLDDCGSFGSTLLAAMELGDIRGGRDTADRIAGYITDEQERLDDGAFYRVRGSGEMRQETMWCDDLYMSTPFLMRYGQLTGDTSYWDDAINQFLMFRKYLYIPEQQIMSHVYDFVRGRATGIPWGRGNGWVLFSLTELLSILPSDHVKRPELLNFYRDLCQGYLALQGENGLWHQVLNRPDSYEETSCTSMFIYAYARGIREGWLKQPEAYLDAVRRGWEGMTRLSIDYKGNVYGVCRGSGYSFTALYYRDDLGWILNDTHGIGIVLLAGIEAYKMNQQLCEGSIDSSVTAAQC; via the coding sequence GTGTATGATTCAATTCCGGATATTTTGACCACGGTGGCACAGCGTTATATTGGAGACCATCCGAAACACTCCTTTTTATTTCGGGCGTACCATCAGGGAGGTTTCCGCAGACTTGGGGATTACCGATATGATTTGAATCTGGATGCCAAGTGGAAGGAAGCGCGTGCAGGACAGTATGTGTACGTATGGGGCAAGTTGTGGAGCCAGCAGGAGGCTACGTTAAATACGGGACTGAACTGTTATAGTCCGGTGACGGTCTATGTGAACGGAGAAGAGATCTTCAAATCGGAGCTATTGCAGGAGTTATTTCCCGAGCGAAGAACCCAGATTCCGATCTCCGTGAAATATGGCTGGAACGATGTGTTGCTTTGTTTTGTCAAAACAGAGGTGGGATTCGGCGGGATTTACGGAACGGCTTCATTCAAAAATTTCCCGCTTCACTTTCTCACGCCAGGCGTCGATCGCCAAGGTCAGGAGGGCTGGCTGTACTCCGAACCAGTTGATGAAACGTTATCATCACTCCCTCGTGATGGCATGACTGAAGAAGAAACGGGCCTCTCTTGGTATCCACGCAGGGACTGGACAGAGGGGGAAAAGAACGTTGGAGCTTTCGCCAGAATCTTTGGGACAGAGCAGCCTGCTGTTGCGTACGCATGGTCCAAACTGGATGTGATCCAACCGGGATCTTCACCTGTTCTTTTGCAAGGAAAACATGAAGGTGCCCTGACGCTGTACGTTGATGGCAAGGAAATATATTCTGCTGGGCAAAGCGGCAATTTCCGTATTGAACTGCCTCGTCGCTACGGTCCATCTGATCTGGTAGCGAAAGGTGAAACCAAAGCTGGGAGCGAGTTATGGGGATTTACATTGGAAGATGCGAAGGATTCCACTGCAAAAGGCTGGAGGTTAAGACCACCTCATCCGGTTGCAGGGTGCCCCGACGTGTGGCTGTATACGGGTGTATTTTCCCCAGGCTCTGAACCATCTCCCCAAGACATCGTGGTAACAGATACCGTATTTGATGATGGAGCCCAAGGTGTATACTGGCATGTGGATCTACCTGAAACGAGTGTCCGGCCCTATTTGGAAAATACCCATTATGGCAAATGGAATTATCCACTCGGTGTTACCCTGCTTGGACTTCTTCAGATTGGACAGGAGTTGGGACGCGACGACTATGTTCAGTATGTGCGGGACCATATCGGCCTGAGTACGTCGTTTGACCGTTATGGTCTGTGGGATCGGGAAGGGTACGGCGCCGCGGGAATTAATAATCAGTTGTCTGCCATCGACAGTCTGGATGACTGCGGTTCGTTTGGATCCACTTTGCTGGCAGCGATGGAACTCGGAGACATTCGTGGAGGAAGGGATACGGCGGATCGTATTGCGGGTTACATTACGGATGAACAGGAACGTTTGGATGACGGAGCCTTTTACCGTGTTCGTGGCAGCGGAGAGATGCGCCAGGAAACGATGTGGTGTGATGATCTGTACATGAGCACACCTTTCCTGATGCGTTACGGCCAGTTGACGGGAGATACTTCTTATTGGGACGATGCGATCAACCAGTTCCTGATGTTCCGCAAATATCTGTATATTCCCGAACAACAGATCATGTCCCATGTGTATGATTTTGTACGTGGACGGGCGACGGGTATACCATGGGGACGCGGGAATGGATGGGTATTGTTTTCACTAACCGAACTATTGTCGATTCTACCAAGTGATCACGTCAAACGGCCGGAACTGCTGAACTTCTACCGGGATTTATGTCAGGGGTATCTGGCGCTGCAAGGTGAAAATGGTCTCTGGCATCAGGTGCTGAATCGCCCCGATTCGTATGAGGAAACCTCCTGCACATCGATGTTCATTTACGCCTATGCCCGCGGTATTCGCGAAGGCTGGCTGAAGCAGCCAGAGGCCTACCTGGATGCGGTTCGCCGGGGATGGGAAGGCATGACCCGTCTGTCCATTGATTATAAAGGCAACGTGTACGGTGTATGTCGGGGTTCCGGTTACTCCTTTACCGCACTCTATTACCGGGATGATCTGGGATGGATTCTGAACGATACGCACGGTATCGGCATTGTACTCCTGGCCGGGATTGAGGCGTATAAAATGAACCAGCAACTCTGCGAGGGGTCTATAGATTCTTCGGTTACAGCTGCACAATGCTAG
- a CDS encoding polysaccharide deacetylase family protein — MGHRIQFDRYPGGVMKALTLSYDDGVVHDRRLVGIFNQHGLRGTFNLNSGTLSKPGRIETTEVAELYAGHEVAVHTVTHPTLPYVPDELLTEEIMEDRRSLEQLVGYPVRGMAYPNGGYDRSLSTKLEWLGIDYARTVESHGRYTLPERPLEWHPTCHHNHDLTAHAARFIQHTKTGTPLLLYVWGHSYEFNDNDNWQIIEQFAEQIGGRGDIWYATNIEVIAYWKAVKRLECSADRSIIHNPSAISVWFTADQQVLEVKAGETLRLTQRIKV, encoded by the coding sequence ATGGGACATCGTATCCAGTTTGACCGCTACCCGGGTGGCGTGATGAAGGCGTTGACGCTCAGTTATGACGATGGCGTGGTGCATGATCGCAGACTGGTGGGAATTTTCAATCAACATGGGCTGCGGGGCACATTCAATCTGAATTCCGGTACGCTGAGCAAGCCTGGCCGAATTGAAACGACAGAAGTAGCTGAATTATATGCCGGGCATGAAGTGGCTGTGCATACGGTCACCCATCCCACATTGCCCTATGTTCCGGATGAGCTGCTGACCGAAGAGATCATGGAAGATCGGAGATCGCTGGAACAGCTTGTTGGTTATCCAGTAAGAGGCATGGCCTATCCGAATGGAGGTTATGATCGTTCTCTCAGCACCAAGCTCGAATGGCTCGGCATCGATTATGCACGCACGGTTGAATCCCATGGCAGGTACACCCTGCCTGAGCGGCCCCTTGAATGGCATCCGACCTGCCACCACAACCATGATTTGACGGCCCATGCCGCTCGATTTATCCAGCATACGAAGACAGGTACGCCACTCCTGTTATATGTATGGGGTCACAGCTACGAATTCAATGATAACGACAATTGGCAGATTATAGAGCAGTTTGCTGAGCAGATTGGCGGCCGGGGCGACATCTGGTACGCGACGAACATCGAAGTGATTGCTTACTGGAAAGCGGTCAAACGTCTGGAATGTTCAGCAGATCGGTCCATCATCCACAATCCATCCGCAATCTCCGTCTGGTTTACGGCAGATCAGCAGGTGTTGGAAGTGAAGGCTGGAGAGACATTGCGTCTAACCCAACGAATCAAGGTATAG
- a CDS encoding glycosyl hydrolase — protein sequence MWNGDAFENPEAQYRVHPFWFWNGDMEEGQIKRQIAEMSAQGVGGFFICPRQGLEIPYLSEAWFDKVRIAVEAAAACGMQVWLYDEYPYPSGMAGGEVTLDFPEAKQRQLVHQQICVHGGETVNYELPWGRILVAKAIPKDGQGKRLWHESIDLRSNIGNIQTDQVYQETGLTSYNRKRFFTYRTAFRLLWKAPAGEWDVIIFQEEEMDDFKYYGNFVDPCHQEAMSRFIELTHERYKEAVGERFESVIKGVFSDEIAPLGRIPWSPQLPRFFSERCGYSLIESLPALLHGDVPDAERIRYDYYQSLHLLLRESYHKQVHDWCEEAGIQYAAEVPGVRMTTQLFSHMPGGDSAHEKIGRPLSWILERYGKKMRDNPKMVSSLARQLGRSRNLIECFHSVGWSMTLQDAKWMIDRMAAMGTNFFNFHAFFYTIGGLAKHDAPPSQFIQNPYWRHFRQLGDYTGRLSYLMSTGTADIRIAVLDPTTTFWSLMGNPLHGFEYGGEDEAERTKLDRLTNDWMRISSHLLENRRDYDHLDPELLAEAVLADGTIQNGVARYEVLILPPMLNLEAAAWQQVKQFVEQGGTVISVGMPPHVAIQPGSPAGDEAAKFFGAGNQPHEAYWGNTEETDHDSGESMWRRGQGNAYFLPAGTGRGDDFSLELISLLLDQVLPEPICWIMEEESASLLMQTRQLSDGEFIIFLSNQEGQHLEGQLKMVAKRLWTDVDLSAGTTLLAERLDLETGQCDPLPYTSSGGEWCISLKLAPYEAHAVKLTLQHAQEASEGNSFALIQTGTKSGADRLVTETENAPYTIQLPSEGPWRLETVQANTLRMGEFNVTASNDNGVIFERNHVTVKPFIDQAAELPENHLLPLQFNQVFGTPKKASVAYPIQCKYTTTFELRTALAECLLFMDRAAISGDWTMEINGQQIGIDQFETVEITDHHNISCNITELLRSGLNEMTVTVQVTRDEEGIVDPLYLQGRFGVEFHHEGMISLVPEPDTAIRIQPEPQPLYPYFAGEMSYKRNFWLDDPAEERMSFDLEFIDWRVQDVVEVRVNGYSLGIRCWSPYRWTGEASMLRAGDNDIEVRVTNTLIGLLEGTYFDSGSHSLREAGHGSAEE from the coding sequence ATGTGGAACGGGGATGCATTTGAAAATCCCGAGGCGCAGTACCGGGTTCATCCCTTTTGGTTTTGGAATGGGGATATGGAAGAAGGGCAAATCAAACGGCAAATAGCCGAAATGTCTGCACAGGGTGTAGGTGGTTTTTTCATCTGTCCACGTCAGGGGCTGGAGATTCCCTATCTGTCCGAGGCATGGTTTGACAAGGTACGGATTGCAGTGGAGGCGGCGGCCGCCTGCGGCATGCAGGTATGGTTATATGATGAGTATCCCTATCCAAGCGGGATGGCCGGCGGTGAGGTGACACTTGATTTTCCTGAGGCGAAGCAGCGCCAGCTGGTACATCAGCAGATTTGTGTTCATGGCGGAGAAACAGTGAATTATGAGTTGCCGTGGGGTCGAATTTTAGTGGCGAAGGCAATACCCAAGGATGGGCAGGGCAAACGATTGTGGCATGAATCCATTGATTTGCGCAGTAACATCGGCAATATCCAGACGGATCAGGTATATCAGGAGACAGGACTCACGTCGTATAATCGCAAGCGGTTTTTTACATACCGAACGGCTTTCCGCCTGTTATGGAAAGCTCCCGCTGGGGAATGGGACGTGATTATATTTCAGGAAGAAGAGATGGATGATTTCAAATATTACGGCAACTTTGTAGACCCGTGTCACCAAGAAGCGATGAGCCGTTTTATTGAACTGACCCACGAACGGTATAAGGAAGCCGTTGGAGAACGATTTGAAAGCGTAATCAAAGGCGTGTTCTCTGATGAAATTGCACCGCTCGGGCGTATTCCTTGGTCTCCACAGCTTCCCCGATTTTTTAGCGAACGCTGTGGTTACAGTCTGATCGAGTCCCTACCCGCTCTGCTGCATGGTGATGTCCCAGATGCAGAACGAATCCGGTATGACTACTACCAGTCGTTACATCTGCTGCTCAGGGAGTCATATCACAAGCAGGTACATGACTGGTGCGAAGAAGCAGGGATTCAGTATGCGGCAGAAGTGCCTGGGGTACGGATGACCACGCAGTTGTTCAGCCACATGCCAGGTGGAGATTCGGCGCATGAGAAAATCGGACGTCCCTTATCCTGGATTTTGGAGCGGTATGGCAAAAAAATGCGTGACAATCCGAAGATGGTCAGCTCGCTTGCCAGACAGTTGGGACGAAGTCGTAATTTGATAGAGTGCTTCCACAGTGTAGGCTGGTCGATGACCTTACAGGATGCCAAATGGATGATTGACCGGATGGCAGCCATGGGCACCAACTTTTTTAACTTCCACGCCTTTTTCTATACTATCGGAGGACTTGCCAAGCATGATGCACCGCCATCCCAGTTTATACAGAACCCGTATTGGCGTCATTTCCGACAGTTGGGAGATTACACGGGACGTTTAAGCTATCTGATGAGCACCGGGACAGCGGACATTCGAATTGCTGTGCTTGATCCAACGACCACGTTCTGGAGCCTCATGGGCAATCCGCTTCACGGATTCGAATATGGTGGAGAGGACGAAGCAGAACGGACCAAGCTGGATCGTCTCACGAACGACTGGATGCGCATTAGCTCCCACTTGCTCGAAAACAGACGTGACTATGACCATCTGGACCCCGAGCTGTTGGCCGAAGCTGTGCTGGCCGATGGCACAATTCAGAATGGCGTTGCACGTTACGAGGTACTGATTCTTCCACCGATGCTGAACCTGGAGGCAGCAGCCTGGCAGCAGGTGAAACAGTTCGTGGAACAGGGAGGAACGGTCATTTCCGTGGGCATGCCACCACATGTAGCCATCCAGCCGGGGAGCCCTGCGGGAGATGAGGCTGCTAAGTTCTTTGGTGCAGGCAACCAGCCGCACGAGGCATATTGGGGCAATACGGAAGAAACAGATCACGACAGCGGAGAATCCATGTGGCGACGGGGGCAGGGAAATGCCTATTTTCTACCTGCGGGAACAGGTCGCGGGGATGACTTCTCCTTGGAATTGATCTCCCTGCTGCTGGATCAGGTACTGCCCGAACCGATCTGTTGGATTATGGAGGAAGAAAGTGCGTCGCTACTTATGCAGACCCGTCAATTATCGGACGGAGAGTTTATAATCTTTTTGTCCAACCAGGAGGGCCAACACCTTGAAGGGCAATTGAAAATGGTAGCCAAGCGGTTATGGACGGATGTTGATCTTTCAGCGGGTACAACTCTGCTTGCGGAACGGCTCGATCTGGAGACAGGACAGTGTGATCCATTACCATATACCAGCAGTGGAGGGGAGTGGTGCATTTCGCTAAAGCTTGCTCCCTATGAAGCCCATGCTGTGAAGCTCACTTTACAACATGCCCAAGAGGCATCTGAGGGGAATTCTTTTGCTCTGATCCAAACAGGGACGAAGTCTGGAGCGGACCGTTTAGTTACTGAGACTGAAAATGCACCCTATACCATTCAGCTTCCGTCGGAAGGGCCATGGCGCCTGGAAACGGTGCAGGCCAACACACTTCGAATGGGAGAGTTCAACGTAACGGCTTCCAATGACAACGGTGTAATTTTTGAACGTAATCATGTTACAGTCAAACCGTTTATTGACCAGGCGGCTGAATTGCCGGAGAACCATCTTCTGCCGCTCCAGTTTAATCAGGTATTTGGTACACCGAAGAAAGCATCTGTTGCCTATCCAATCCAGTGCAAGTATACGACTACATTTGAGCTGAGAACGGCATTGGCAGAATGTCTGTTATTCATGGACAGGGCAGCGATATCAGGTGACTGGACCATGGAAATCAACGGACAACAGATTGGAATCGATCAATTTGAGACGGTTGAAATTACCGATCACCATAATATTAGTTGCAATATAACAGAGTTGTTGCGCAGTGGTCTGAATGAAATGACCGTTACTGTACAGGTCACAAGGGATGAAGAAGGTATCGTTGATCCGCTGTATCTGCAAGGGCGGTTTGGCGTGGAATTCCATCATGAGGGGATGATCTCTCTTGTTCCTGAACCGGATACAGCGATTCGGATTCAGCCGGAACCCCAACCGCTTTATCCCTACTTTGCAGGAGAGATGAGTTATAAACGTAACTTTTGGCTGGATGATCCTGCTGAAGAGAGGATGTCATTCGACCTGGAATTCATCGACTGGCGGGTACAGGATGTGGTAGAAGTACGGGTGAATGGTTATAGTCTGGGTATTCGATGCTGGTCTCCATATCGTTGGACGGGAGAAGCCTCCATGCTGCGAGCAGGGGACAACGATATTGAAGTACGAGTTACCAATACATTAATTGGACTGCTGGAAGGTACGTATTTTGACTCGGGCAGCCACAGTTTGCGGGAAGCTGGCCATGGATCAGCTGAAGAATAA